From the genome of Vicia villosa cultivar HV-30 ecotype Madison, WI linkage group LG2, Vvil1.0, whole genome shotgun sequence, one region includes:
- the LOC131646075 gene encoding uncharacterized protein LOC131646075, whose amino-acid sequence MESIKQEILELRKEVVTLKAGMEHLTALVEALVAAQVNPPMMEERMAKVFLETLNSFFPKGTVVSTPADFHREVGMKALLEKDVRKECLFEEGNSAGSVKKFGNDFSKKRIRGGNNHHQHHHVSYIIPVSNSIHATPDYQQSTRQQAPPLNEQNQSRKPNFDPIPMTYTELFPALIHKNLVQTRSPPPIPEKIPWWYNADVTCAFHQDAPGHSLEDCWALKVEVQRLTRAGILSFRDIGPDVQANSLPKHE is encoded by the coding sequence atggaaagtatcaaacaagagattcttgaactccgcaaagaggtggttactttgaaggctggtatggagcatctgactgctctggttgaggctctagttgctgcccaagtcaatcctcctatgatggaagaaaggatggcaaaggtctttcttgaaactctgaactcgttctttcccaaggggacagtagtcagtacacctgctgacttccacagagaggtgggtatgaaagcgcttctagaaaaggatgtccgaaaggaatgtttgtttgaagaaggtaactcagctggtagtgtgaagaagtttggtaatgacttttcaaagaagagaatcaggggaggaaacaatcatcatcaacatcatcatgtttcctatatcattcctgtatccaattcaatTCATGCAACTCCAGATTATCAGCAAAGTACTCGTCAACAAGCTCCTCCACTGAATGAGCAAAATCAATCTCGAAAgcctaattttgatcctatccctatgacctacacagaattgttccctgctctaattcataagaatttggttcagacaaggtcaccacctccaattccagagaagattccatggtggtacaatgctgatgttacttgcgcttttcatcaggatgctcccggacacagtttagaagattgttgggctctaaaggttgaagttcaaagattgactcgtgctggtattttgtctttccgagacattggccctgatgttcaagccaattctttgccaaagcatgaatga